A region from the Chitinispirillales bacterium ANBcel5 genome encodes:
- a CDS encoding glycosyl hydrolase family 8 has protein sequence MNIYRYLLCSLLLAFFSTAAQTESDDDEGLFADSDVIEIHINSGDPAFPFPQFLPYENKDQTLHNLGTQNSAGVPHAEMERTMREAYRIMMNRAVYPGGGVDGTDYVYFRSIPSCTEGTGYAMLAAVAMADKVTFDGLWLWLHDNAMNNVRRYSDCEESSPGYRYSQLPGWTHETHENSAADGDFDIALALLYAYKQWGEYMGIDDACGNPISYKKAAIDFIKAMTDTIQFVENDNYVSGNIGLDGYFKGGDSWQELTDWASDPSRTSFSFFPEARGPRNQYFDYTAPAYFHQFRKFLSKEDEVAHQWNIMQYHRGEASSDWLIGQLYEQDERNIPFAGDVAIGENNVPEFGNVIPAEDIRLPWRTILNYVWHGNPTYTWDPHTHQVIEDQPNTFQRDMALRYARFLWDNRQDPWNNPCVEGASEMFTYWGPQVLWTDWDLDGSNGRWFFLNWISGTGAPSAVVSQDFDLMSDMFRKCEIEWDVEDPGEGYLSSTPFYFHGWFRLLGMLVLSGNYHAPSEMTPSANMKVYLDIDKTFGFEGDTVTYTIDYRNFGSIDARDVVIVDTLHQDFEFIEASGPVSYDPSSHVVTWNIGTVPGFRSATGIPPTKGQVELVVRVAQATQEQYRNRVTISCSNGTGWTSNDYPNNITTVMERNHLDIASRALVIEKSASAQRVNPGDTVQFNVDFENTSEAGWIDGGRPGVHFSYSGSSEPKGTMNTMRLRLFHDANEAYIDYGNYRISYFLFDPGLTCYAGEPDCQNGWQVMPTIVEGIEEEHINIFQENITAGEDSRGKWNQRIVVQFSDPEDPDRIENLSTVDHHLREYAGMTQRIHRGGTMPLRLVWFLNPSTWVDVDWSEDWSYNPDADDDDDGRYWPITNDWTDPDNPDVPVNRWDPKSCEVPSQTIDNVLIEEWDGYTWRRVAGDGPTPGRDISNVVIRDTIPPQFTFLDFVGEAPLGVDPQIDGNVITWTIPRLQIEQKGTIRYLVRAEGDCPAQDISTTPRAWINADRESAVSDSAPVTITCRPVSPPPPPPTTMDKQSNSSFYQVGDTIHYTITYEQTHGSIITDASDPQNWTDIADNGLLSIDSDGVISIDRRDAMMVYRYSYGINGTISALIDPQPYSEFSIIARNSGSDYIDIRLKQEYGDMLVSFYNNEAQVGHEQTFSYSNFPDAFNLKIELNEDTISLWAGDTSATLPNVRQSGFDIRSGYAGIRSGNDLGGTVSNWGSHLDAGLDVAIEDPLPEGLSFISAGGEITSGVLRGTTLSAEFSDNTVRWPVVSGDSWLYYGDSVTVWFSALYESYVEDTIINTAYAQLRGHGSRSIAAQDRTPVQIQTGPPYRVHIITDTSDIDMRHYDNIGTVILDEITSRINLFAVIRDEYGNFISPATSAHWMSLDETVVSASGIDSEGFVGEIIQTGEGETAVIASQNELKPDTVILKTVEAPPWPIIVEAIMGDRDGNIIPDHISITLTENFGTNQNLKHVEINYRGERYTIPASETTLNGTELYVPFVTVYGEDPVPEGEVTIVMDIDGEEKRSSREFTDGVGPALRSAFLAENLNTDIDTLILQFTEEIDPNTLTGNSLELIYNSADTTTLLVVYVIESDDNTTVSVLIVADESVSISEGDLLRLVPGERGGRITDLANNTPHLLNPAVIIRGRPGRPVEAWYVDESADGVVDAVYMKFSKPVITDELLFSLAFGGPERIDNLSDQEYFSVQQNDSLLKIYLPESFKTQTGIRTAGYMHSSISYTPFPQYEWGIEVKDSAAPVIMEASITAGISDNSQEKWTDTLTVFFSENVVIENNSNPFLLLRPPNPRYTFDDLQPHNVSGSRARFTFQTTSPVDYPLSGDMIWINPENPVADMQGNRQTNSANRRVEVTIESEGSKWRVDAAPVPFNPEYARTIHFFVTPENRTRYRPNVKEAYITIYDALGNVVLPKAELISTRDGFKYDWDVTNTRGRKVGTGSYLAIVSITDSDSGRSNPSTMIGIVR, from the coding sequence ATGAACATATACCGATACCTACTATGTAGCCTCCTTTTGGCGTTTTTTTCCACTGCAGCACAGACTGAAAGTGATGATGATGAAGGACTGTTTGCAGACAGTGACGTTATTGAAATCCACATAAACTCAGGAGACCCGGCGTTTCCCTTTCCTCAGTTCCTTCCCTACGAAAATAAAGACCAAACGCTGCATAATCTGGGCACACAAAACAGTGCCGGGGTCCCCCATGCGGAGATGGAACGTACCATGAGAGAAGCGTACAGAATTATGATGAACCGCGCAGTATATCCCGGTGGTGGTGTGGATGGAACCGATTATGTCTATTTTCGTTCAATCCCCTCCTGTACCGAAGGAACGGGCTATGCCATGCTCGCTGCAGTAGCTATGGCAGACAAAGTCACCTTCGACGGACTATGGCTTTGGCTTCATGATAATGCAATGAACAATGTGCGCCGCTACAGTGATTGTGAGGAATCAAGCCCCGGGTATCGCTACAGCCAGCTACCTGGCTGGACTCATGAAACCCACGAAAACTCTGCGGCAGATGGAGATTTCGACATTGCCCTGGCACTCCTTTATGCCTACAAGCAGTGGGGGGAATATATGGGCATAGATGATGCCTGTGGTAACCCTATCTCCTACAAAAAGGCTGCTATTGATTTTATCAAAGCTATGACTGATACCATTCAGTTTGTTGAAAATGATAATTACGTCAGTGGAAACATTGGACTCGACGGATACTTCAAAGGTGGCGATTCGTGGCAGGAATTAACAGATTGGGCCAGTGATCCCTCAAGAACCAGCTTTTCCTTTTTCCCCGAAGCACGTGGTCCCCGTAACCAGTACTTTGATTACACCGCCCCTGCGTACTTTCACCAGTTCCGCAAATTTCTAAGCAAAGAAGATGAAGTTGCTCACCAGTGGAATATTATGCAGTATCATCGGGGTGAAGCATCATCAGACTGGCTGATCGGGCAATTGTATGAACAGGATGAGAGAAATATCCCCTTTGCAGGTGACGTTGCGATCGGTGAAAACAACGTGCCGGAATTTGGAAATGTAATTCCTGCTGAAGATATCCGCCTTCCATGGCGTACAATTCTAAACTACGTCTGGCATGGAAACCCCACCTATACCTGGGATCCCCACACTCACCAGGTTATAGAAGATCAACCTAATACTTTTCAAAGAGATATGGCGCTTCGATATGCCCGGTTTCTATGGGATAACAGACAGGATCCCTGGAATAATCCCTGTGTTGAAGGGGCAAGTGAAATGTTTACCTACTGGGGACCTCAGGTCCTTTGGACTGACTGGGATCTGGATGGAAGTAATGGAAGGTGGTTTTTCCTTAACTGGATATCCGGCACCGGTGCTCCGTCTGCGGTAGTTTCACAAGACTTTGACCTAATGTCAGATATGTTCAGAAAGTGTGAAATAGAGTGGGATGTGGAAGATCCCGGTGAGGGATACCTTTCAAGTACTCCTTTCTATTTTCATGGATGGTTCAGGCTTCTTGGAATGCTGGTTTTAAGTGGAAACTATCATGCACCTTCAGAGATGACTCCTTCTGCCAATATGAAAGTATACCTTGATATCGATAAAACGTTTGGATTTGAGGGTGATACTGTTACCTATACAATCGATTACCGCAATTTCGGTTCAATCGATGCCCGGGATGTAGTAATTGTGGACACACTGCATCAGGATTTTGAATTTATAGAAGCATCTGGTCCGGTCTCTTACGATCCCTCGTCCCATGTGGTAACATGGAATATTGGTACGGTCCCCGGCTTTAGGTCTGCTACCGGAATCCCCCCAACAAAGGGCCAGGTTGAGTTAGTGGTAAGAGTGGCTCAGGCCACTCAGGAACAGTATCGTAACCGTGTAACTATCAGCTGTTCCAACGGAACTGGATGGACTTCAAACGATTACCCTAACAATATCACCACAGTAATGGAGCGCAACCATCTTGACATCGCAAGCCGTGCGCTGGTAATCGAAAAATCCGCTTCGGCTCAAAGAGTAAACCCCGGTGATACAGTGCAATTTAACGTCGATTTTGAGAACACTTCTGAGGCTGGCTGGATAGACGGAGGCAGGCCTGGTGTTCATTTTTCCTATTCAGGTTCTTCAGAACCGAAGGGTACCATGAATACCATGCGTCTGCGCTTATTCCATGACGCTAATGAAGCCTACATAGATTATGGTAACTATCGTATCTCCTACTTTCTCTTTGACCCGGGACTTACGTGTTACGCAGGTGAACCCGACTGTCAAAACGGCTGGCAAGTAATGCCCACTATTGTTGAGGGTATAGAAGAAGAACACATAAATATTTTTCAGGAAAATATTACCGCTGGTGAAGATTCCCGTGGCAAGTGGAATCAACGAATCGTGGTTCAATTCTCCGATCCGGAGGATCCAGACAGAATAGAAAACCTCTCTACAGTCGATCACCATCTAAGAGAATATGCAGGGATGACACAACGGATTCATCGCGGAGGCACAATGCCACTTCGACTGGTCTGGTTTTTAAATCCAAGCACCTGGGTAGATGTTGACTGGAGTGAAGACTGGTCCTATAATCCCGATGCGGACGATGATGACGACGGGCGGTACTGGCCAATTACAAACGACTGGACCGATCCGGACAACCCCGATGTTCCCGTCAACAGATGGGATCCTAAAAGTTGTGAAGTACCATCACAAACTATAGACAATGTTCTTATCGAAGAATGGGATGGGTATACATGGAGAAGAGTTGCCGGAGACGGACCTACTCCCGGAAGAGATATATCAAATGTTGTAATAAGAGACACAATACCGCCTCAGTTCACATTTCTCGATTTCGTGGGTGAAGCGCCTCTTGGAGTCGATCCTCAAATAGATGGCAATGTGATTACCTGGACTATTCCACGACTGCAAATTGAGCAAAAAGGTACTATACGCTACCTGGTAAGAGCTGAAGGTGATTGTCCTGCTCAGGACATAAGCACAACTCCAAGAGCATGGATTAACGCTGACAGGGAATCTGCTGTTTCTGACAGCGCACCGGTTACTATTACCTGCCGCCCTGTAAGCCCGCCTCCACCGCCTCCCACTACTATGGATAAGCAATCAAACAGCTCCTTTTACCAGGTAGGCGACACAATCCACTATACCATTACTTATGAACAAACTCACGGCTCAATCATTACTGATGCCTCTGATCCTCAAAACTGGACCGATATAGCTGATAACGGTTTATTAAGCATCGATTCAGATGGTGTCATCAGTATTGACCGACGTGACGCAATGATGGTTTACAGGTATTCGTACGGCATAAACGGAACCATTAGCGCACTCATCGATCCACAACCATACAGTGAATTCTCTATTATTGCCAGAAACAGCGGATCAGACTACATCGATATCAGATTAAAACAGGAATATGGTGATATGCTGGTTTCATTCTATAATAATGAAGCACAGGTAGGCCATGAACAAACCTTCTCTTACAGCAATTTTCCCGATGCGTTTAATCTGAAAATTGAACTCAATGAAGACACGATCAGCCTTTGGGCTGGAGATACTTCTGCCACCCTACCCAATGTAAGACAGAGTGGATTTGACATACGATCCGGCTATGCAGGAATCAGAAGCGGTAATGACCTTGGAGGAACTGTAAGCAACTGGGGTTCACATCTTGACGCGGGATTGGATGTAGCTATTGAGGATCCACTTCCCGAGGGCCTCTCATTTATATCTGCGGGGGGGGAAATCACTTCAGGGGTGCTGCGGGGAACAACGCTTTCGGCAGAGTTTTCTGATAACACCGTACGTTGGCCGGTGGTAAGCGGCGACTCATGGTTATATTATGGCGACTCGGTGACCGTGTGGTTTAGCGCACTCTACGAAAGTTATGTGGAAGATACAATTATAAACACCGCGTACGCTCAACTTAGAGGACATGGCAGCAGATCAATTGCGGCACAGGATAGAACACCTGTTCAGATCCAAACCGGACCTCCCTACAGAGTACATATTATTACAGATACTTCTGATATAGACATGAGGCATTACGACAACATTGGCACTGTTATACTTGATGAGATCACATCACGGATAAATCTCTTTGCCGTAATAAGAGATGAATACGGAAACTTTATCTCACCTGCCACATCTGCGCATTGGATGAGCCTTGATGAAACAGTGGTAAGTGCTTCAGGTATTGATTCTGAAGGATTTGTTGGAGAGATTATTCAGACCGGTGAAGGTGAGACTGCTGTTATCGCATCACAAAACGAACTGAAACCGGATACAGTCATACTAAAAACTGTTGAAGCACCACCGTGGCCTATAATCGTAGAAGCTATTATGGGTGACAGAGATGGTAACATTATACCTGATCATATAAGTATTACTTTGACAGAAAACTTTGGTACAAACCAGAATCTGAAGCATGTCGAAATTAACTACAGAGGTGAGAGATACACTATTCCTGCTTCAGAAACGACACTTAATGGAACAGAATTATATGTTCCCTTCGTTACCGTTTACGGAGAAGATCCTGTTCCTGAGGGTGAAGTTACCATCGTAATGGATATTGATGGTGAAGAGAAAAGATCCTCCAGAGAATTTACCGATGGTGTTGGGCCCGCGTTGAGAAGTGCGTTTCTTGCCGAAAACCTAAACACTGATATCGATACGCTTATACTGCAATTCACCGAAGAAATAGATCCAAATACCCTCACTGGTAACTCTCTTGAACTGATATATAATTCAGCAGATACTACTACTCTTTTGGTGGTATACGTAATCGAATCTGATGATAATACTACTGTAAGTGTACTAATAGTAGCAGATGAGAGCGTATCAATTTCGGAAGGTGATTTGTTAAGGCTGGTACCTGGTGAACGGGGCGGAAGAATTACTGATTTGGCAAATAACACTCCGCACCTGCTAAACCCTGCAGTGATAATCAGAGGGAGGCCGGGCAGGCCAGTTGAAGCGTGGTATGTTGACGAAAGCGCTGATGGTGTTGTTGACGCTGTTTATATGAAGTTTTCTAAACCAGTCATAACAGATGAACTACTCTTCTCTTTGGCATTTGGAGGGCCCGAGAGAATAGATAATCTCTCAGACCAGGAGTATTTTTCTGTTCAGCAAAATGATTCCTTGCTTAAAATTTATCTTCCAGAAAGTTTTAAAACCCAAACAGGTATAAGAACTGCAGGATATATGCACTCAAGTATCTCATACACCCCATTCCCTCAGTACGAATGGGGTATAGAAGTAAAAGATAGTGCCGCCCCCGTTATTATGGAAGCATCCATTACCGCTGGCATAAGCGATAATAGTCAAGAAAAATGGACCGATACACTTACTGTATTTTTCAGTGAAAACGTTGTCATTGAAAATAACAGTAACCCATTTCTACTTCTTAGGCCACCAAATCCACGATATACTTTTGATGACCTTCAGCCGCATAACGTAAGTGGCAGTCGGGCACGGTTTACCTTTCAAACAACCTCACCGGTTGATTACCCGCTTAGTGGGGATATGATTTGGATAAACCCGGAAAACCCGGTTGCCGATATGCAGGGAAACAGGCAAACCAACAGTGCAAACAGAAGAGTAGAAGTAACAATCGAATCTGAGGGTTCAAAATGGCGGGTTGATGCGGCTCCGGTACCATTCAACCCTGAATATGCCCGTACCATTCACTTCTTTGTTACCCCCGAAAACCGAACACGGTACAGACCCAATGTCAAAGAGGCTTATATTACAATCTATGATGCTCTTGGTAATGTAGTTTTGCCTAAAGCAGAGCTAATCAGCACCCGGGATGGTTTTAAGTATGACTGGGATGTAACAAATACCAGAGGAAGAAAGGTGGGAACCGGATCGTATCTGGCAATAGTATCTATAACGGATAGTGATTCAGGAAGAAGCAACCCAAGTACAATGATTGGAATTGTAAGATAG
- a CDS encoding cation-transporting P-type ATPase, whose translation MNKNSVPKTDDVLAKPYAYSPEKVLASLGTSQKGLKELEAEARLSKYGPNRLPQKKDLHPFLKFLKHFNNILIYVLLVAAVITALLDHWVDTWIILAVVIINSAIGFLQEGKAEKALEAVKKMLSMYAHVKRDGAYHEVAGEVLVPGDIIKLKSGDKVPADVRLLDVKSLRVNEASLTGESEEVEKNTEALDENTPLGDRFSMAYSGTIVSSGQGTGVVCATGSSTELGKINTMLSEVKTITTPLLKQIAKFGRQLTAIILAFGVVTFLVGYFIADYQLDEIFLAVVGLAVAAIPEGLPAIITIILAIGVQRMASRNAIIRLLPGVETLGSVSVICSDKTGTLTKGEMTAKKILTRNTALEVSGGGYAPEGEFLLDGKKTDPLEDKNVELLLRACMLCNDARLKKDKEEGWSIEGAPTEGALITLATKASLKTDPSFKRVDTLPFESEHKFMATLNEAGEGSKSRIIFLKGAPERVLSRCQYQGLGEGKSEEIDREWWDTNSSNVASEGLRLLAIAFKEVGNDQSEIDFAETADGFTLLGMVGLIDPPREEVIASVQECREAGVRVKMITGDHALTARAIASKIGIGDGKTVMSGPELDETDDNDLPDIAERVDVFARVSPEHKLRLVQALQKKGRVTAMTGDGVNDAPALKRADIGIAMGIKGTEASKEAAVMVLADDNFSSITNAVEEGRTVYDNLRKSLLFILPTNGGQGLIIITAILLGIVLPITPAQILWVNMVTAVTLALALAFEPMEKDVMKRKPRNPKDPLLSKSMLLRITYVSVLLNILSLSMFTFFSRGYSYEYASTMAVNTLIAGEVFYLFNSRFLKASVINFKGIIATKYVWGTVLAIVLFQALFTYLPLFQTWFGTEGIAAVHWLPMIGAGLILFFLVELEKFFVRIVTAEKK comes from the coding sequence ATGAATAAAAATTCTGTACCTAAGACCGATGATGTACTTGCAAAACCCTACGCTTATTCGCCAGAAAAGGTCCTCGCTTCACTGGGTACCTCACAAAAGGGCTTAAAGGAGCTTGAGGCTGAAGCGCGGCTCTCAAAGTACGGACCAAATCGTCTTCCTCAAAAAAAAGACCTTCATCCTTTCCTCAAATTCCTCAAACACTTCAATAATATCCTCATCTATGTACTTTTGGTGGCTGCTGTCATTACAGCTTTACTGGATCACTGGGTAGATACCTGGATTATTCTTGCGGTGGTGATAATTAACTCTGCCATCGGCTTTCTTCAGGAGGGTAAGGCAGAAAAGGCGCTTGAGGCGGTAAAAAAGATGCTCTCCATGTATGCTCACGTAAAGAGGGACGGAGCGTATCATGAAGTGGCGGGGGAGGTGCTCGTTCCCGGTGATATTATTAAATTAAAATCGGGTGATAAGGTTCCCGCTGATGTACGATTACTTGATGTTAAGTCTTTAAGGGTAAATGAGGCGTCTTTGACTGGTGAATCGGAGGAGGTAGAGAAGAATACTGAAGCCCTTGATGAAAACACTCCACTGGGTGATCGTTTCTCTATGGCCTACTCGGGAACAATCGTATCTTCAGGCCAGGGAACCGGTGTTGTATGTGCCACCGGCTCCTCAACAGAGCTTGGAAAAATTAATACCATGCTTTCTGAAGTTAAAACAATTACCACCCCGCTTTTAAAACAGATCGCGAAGTTTGGACGTCAGCTTACAGCTATCATTCTTGCCTTCGGTGTGGTTACCTTCTTAGTGGGGTATTTTATTGCGGATTATCAATTAGATGAAATATTCTTAGCGGTTGTAGGATTGGCAGTGGCAGCTATTCCTGAAGGTTTGCCTGCGATTATTACCATAATTCTGGCCATTGGGGTACAGCGTATGGCAAGTCGTAATGCTATCATACGGCTTCTTCCGGGAGTCGAGACTCTTGGCTCTGTATCGGTTATCTGTTCAGATAAAACAGGGACTTTGACCAAAGGTGAGATGACCGCTAAAAAAATACTGACACGTAATACAGCGTTGGAAGTTAGCGGTGGAGGGTATGCGCCAGAGGGAGAATTTTTGCTTGATGGTAAAAAGACCGATCCACTTGAGGATAAAAATGTTGAGTTGCTTTTACGTGCATGTATGCTTTGTAATGATGCCCGGTTGAAGAAGGATAAAGAAGAGGGATGGAGTATTGAAGGAGCACCGACTGAAGGGGCGCTTATAACATTGGCTACAAAAGCATCACTTAAAACCGATCCTTCTTTTAAACGAGTGGATACGCTGCCGTTTGAATCGGAGCACAAATTTATGGCAACCCTTAACGAGGCTGGCGAAGGTTCAAAGAGCAGGATAATATTTCTAAAGGGTGCCCCGGAGCGGGTGTTGTCCAGATGTCAGTACCAGGGCCTTGGTGAAGGCAAAAGTGAAGAGATTGACAGGGAGTGGTGGGACACCAACTCTTCAAATGTGGCATCAGAGGGACTTAGGCTTCTTGCGATTGCCTTCAAGGAGGTCGGTAACGATCAGAGTGAAATAGATTTTGCTGAAACAGCAGATGGTTTTACACTTCTTGGTATGGTAGGACTTATCGATCCGCCACGGGAAGAGGTGATCGCTTCGGTGCAGGAGTGCAGGGAAGCAGGTGTCAGGGTGAAGATGATTACCGGAGATCATGCACTCACCGCCAGAGCCATTGCTTCAAAAATAGGTATAGGTGATGGTAAAACTGTTATGAGTGGACCTGAGCTTGATGAGACCGATGATAATGACCTGCCTGACATAGCTGAGCGGGTTGATGTTTTTGCGCGAGTCAGTCCAGAGCATAAGCTTCGTTTGGTACAGGCGCTTCAAAAAAAGGGCAGGGTAACCGCGATGACCGGTGATGGGGTAAATGACGCACCGGCGCTAAAGAGAGCCGATATTGGTATCGCGATGGGCATAAAGGGCACCGAAGCCTCAAAGGAAGCGGCGGTGATGGTCCTTGCAGATGATAACTTCTCTTCAATTACCAATGCTGTAGAAGAGGGAAGAACTGTTTATGATAACCTAAGAAAATCACTCCTTTTTATCCTGCCAACCAATGGCGGGCAGGGGCTGATAATTATTACCGCTATTCTTCTGGGGATAGTTTTACCTATCACACCAGCTCAGATTTTATGGGTAAATATGGTTACAGCCGTAACTCTTGCATTGGCTCTTGCCTTTGAACCAATGGAAAAAGATGTAATGAAACGGAAACCAAGAAACCCCAAAGACCCACTGTTATCCAAAAGTATGCTTCTGAGAATTACCTATGTTTCTGTTTTGCTTAATATCCTCTCTCTTTCTATGTTTACTTTTTTCTCCCGCGGTTATTCTTATGAATACGCAAGTACAATGGCTGTTAATACACTTATTGCAGGTGAAGTATTTTACCTCTTTAACAGCAGGTTTTTAAAAGCTTCCGTTATTAATTTCAAGGGTATAATCGCTACTAAGTATGTATGGGGGACTGTTTTAGCGATAGTGCTGTTCCAAGCTCTTTTTACCTATCTACCGCTTTTTCAGACCTGGTTTGGAACCGAAGGAATAGCTGCTGTACACTGGTTACCGATGATTGGCGCGGGGCTAATACTGTTTTTTCTGGTTGAATTAGAAAAGTTTTTTGTCAGGATCGTTACAGCGGAAAAAAAGTAA